One genomic window of Hydra vulgaris chromosome 03, alternate assembly HydraT2T_AEP includes the following:
- the LOC136077616 gene encoding uncharacterized protein LOC136077616, with protein sequence MFAIVAFENTCETDYFPLKWLDGVDANNIQLLITNQTSVKCYWPPFKNPNTIYKSKNNSHDAEINWPIYKARVLGLAGAVKLNPNTNQYNNKDIEIELSKWFSNARDRGIDGRRYTITKATMTTPSSD encoded by the exons atgttTGCAATTGTTGCCTTTGAAAACACTTGCGAAACAGATTATTTTCCGTTGAAATGGCTTGATGGAGTGGATGCTAATAATATCCAGTTGCTGATTACAAATCAAACATCAGTGAAGTGCTATTGGCCACCATTTAAAAATCCCAACactatttataaatcaaaaaataacagCCATGATGCAGAGATAAATTGGCCAATCTACAAGGCAAGGGTGCTGGGATTAGCAG GTGCTGTGAAACTAAACCCAAATAcaaatcaatataataataaagatattgaaatagaaTTATCAAAATGGTTTTCAAACGCAAGAGATCGTGGTATTGACGGTCGCCGATATACAATTACGAAAGCTACAATGACGACTCCCAGTTCAGATTAA